CAGATCGAGGATCTCGGCCTGGATCGTCACGTCGAGCGCGGTCGTGGGCTCGTCGGCGATGAGCAGGCGGGGCCGGCACGCCAGGGCCATGGCGATCGCCACCCGCTGGCGCTGACCGCCGGAGAGCTGATGCGGGTACCGGTTCACGATCGACTCGGGGTCGGGCAGTCGCACGCGCGCGGCCTCAGCCACGGCGATGCGCCGCGCCTCGGCGCGCGAGACGCCGCGGTGGATGCGCACCGCCTCCGCGATCTGCCGGCCCACGGTGCGGATCGGGTTCAGCGCCGTCTGCGGCTCCTGGAACACCATCGCCAGGTCGTCGCCGCGCAGCGCCGCGAGCCGACGCTCGGGCAGGCCGATCAGCTCCGTGCCGTCCCATCGGATCGACCCCGAGGCCCGCGCACCGGGGGGCAGCAGGCCCAGCAGGGCGAGCGCGGTGAGGGACTTGCCCGATCCGGACTCGCCGATGAGCCCGAGGCGCGCGCCGTCGGGCACCTCGAACGAGACGCCGTCGACCACGCGACGGCCGTCGATCTCGATCACGAGATCGCTCACCTCGAGGCTCATGCGACCACCCCCGGGGCCTCGTGCGCGATGCGCTGGCGGTCGCCGTGACGCAGCGTGGGGTCGGTCGCCTCGCGCAGCGCGTCGCCGAGCAGGTTCAGCGCGAGCACCGTGAGGGTGATCGCCAGCCCCGGCCACAGCACCGACGTGGGGTGCACCGTGATGTAGGCCTGCAGCTCGCTCAGCAGCAGCCCCCAGGACGGCTCGGTCACGGTGGCGCCGAAACCGAGGTACGACAGCCCGGCCTCGGCGAGCACGGCCACCGCCATGCCCCACGACAGCTGCACGATGAAGATCGGCGCGACGTTGGGCAGCAGGTGCCGCGCGAGATTCTGCAGGGGCGTGAGGCCGGCGGCGCGCCCCGCGAGCACGAAGTCGCTGCGCTGCACGCGGCGCAGCTCGGGGCGCGTGACGCGGGCGATGTTGACGCCGAAGCCGATGCCCACCGCCCACACGACGACCCACAGGGAGCCGCCCCACACGGACGAGATCATCATCGCGATGAGCAGCACGGGGAAGGCGATGAGGATGT
This genomic interval from Microbacterium sediminis contains the following:
- a CDS encoding ABC transporter ATP-binding protein, coding for MSLEVSDLVIEIDGRRVVDGVSFEVPDGARLGLIGESGSGKSLTALALLGLLPPGARASGSIRWDGTELIGLPERRLAALRGDDLAMVFQEPQTALNPIRTVGRQIAEAVRIHRGVSRAEARRIAVAEAARVRLPDPESIVNRYPHQLSGGQRQRVAIAMALACRPRLLIADEPTTALDVTIQAEILDLLLGLVEDAGMSLLFITHDLAVLSQVATDGVVLEDGRVVEAASVPQLLSAPAHPVTQGLLRDATATLWRGGEDRETAAPRRDSGQRQQSGRGGAVSREGGDA
- a CDS encoding ABC transporter permease, which translates into the protein MSTVSRLWRSSTGRFGLIVLAAIVLCALVSLFWTPFDPKSIDTTARWLGPSWPHLLGTDSTGRDILSLLMTGARTTIFVAVGAAVVATLFGIVLAALGALTPRWTRETIAVLIDILIAFPVLLIAMMISSVWGGSLWVVVWAVGIGFGVNIARVTRPELRRVQRSDFVLAGRAAGLTPLQNLARHLLPNVAPIFIVQLSWGMAVAVLAEAGLSYLGFGATVTEPSWGLLLSELQAYITVHPTSVLWPGLAITLTVLALNLLGDALREATDPTLRHGDRQRIAHEAPGVVA